CCGTTATACGACTTCATACATGGTATAACGCCTCCTCAAATACCAAAATCGGAGTACCAGAGAATTATTAGTGACATGGCAGATAGAGAAGCTCATATTTTTGCCATTGCCGAAAAAGCAAAAAACCACATGCTAGAAAGTGAATTTGTTGAGGCCGCTAAATTATGGGAGAAAGCGGCTGATGCTGCACCTTCTGAAGACTACTTTCTCCAGCAGCAAGCTTTATCAATATATAAATCAAAATCACCTTCAGAAGCTACCGCACTGGCTGATGCGCTTAGAGTTATTGAACGGCTTGCTCCAGATGGAGAATCAAATGATCCAGAGACTCTTGGCTTAATAGGAGCTATTTACAAAAGAATGTGGTTTCTAAATTCAGATATTGAATGTCTAAAGAGAGCTGTTGATTTTTACTCAAAAGGTTTTCAAATAAGGAATGATTACTACACCGGAGAAAATTATGCTCTCTGCTTAGATATGATGTCTGGCGTTGAGACTGATGAGGATGAAAAAACTTATTACACCATTGCAGCAAGAAAAGCCCGAAAACAGATAATAAAAATCTTAGAAGATATAGAGACGGAAATAGAAAACGGCAATGTCGATATTAATTCAAAGTGGGCGGTGGCTACATTGTCAAATTGTTATTTTGGGCTTTCTGAAGATGAAAAAGGCGATAAATTCGAAAAAGTATTTATGGCTCTAGCTGAAGCTGAATGGGAAAAGTCTACTTTCATGGAAAGTAAAGAAAAGTTATTTGAATTAACAAGGAAATAAAATGAGCACAAGACAAATTCATGTATTTATAAGTCATGCATGGGCTTATTCAGAGCATTATGAAACTCTAGCCAGTTGGATTTTTGACGAGAAGTGGCGTGTCGGTCAAGCTTCTTTAGATTTTAGAAATTATTCAGTTCCGAAGAATGACCCTATTCACGATGCTGATAATGACGAAGAATTGAAAGAGGCAATACTCAAGCAAATTAAAATGAGCCACGTAATAGTAATCCCCACCGGCATATATGCCAGCTACAGCAAGTGGATTCAAAAAGAAATAGATGGCTCATCGGATTACAGTAAACCAATATTAGCTGTTAATCCATGGGGCCAGCAACGCGCATCTGGCGTAGTTGTCGATTCAGCTTCAAAGCTGGTTGGTTGGAATAAAAAATCAGTTGTGAGTGGAATATGGGATCTATACAAATAGCGAAAGCACATAACAATCCAAAGCACTCGGACCTCGCTGCGCTCAGCCGGTGTTCGGGGCGTTAGGTAGCTATCAGATATAGAGTGTACTGGTCAAGTCCAACCGGACACTTTCTTTTTATAATTTTCATACTCAATTGGACTCATATCATCCAGTGAGCTGTGCAGTCTGATCTTGTTGTAATATCTGATGTATTTCTCTACATCGGAGCGCATAGAATAACGTGTTAAATGCCTAATGTAACTCCCCCATAAACTGCAACAGTTCTTGAGTAGAATTTCCATTAACAGAAGAAGGAAGTTTTACGATGAGAAAAAGCAAGTTCACCGAGTCACAAATCGTTGCCATGATCAAAGAAGCTGAATCGGGTATTTCGGTTCCAGATCTTTGCCGAAAACACGGAATTGGACAGAGCACATTTTATAAATGGCGCTCCAAATATGGCGGCATGGAAGTGTCGGATGTAAAGCGACTGAAAGAGCTTGAAGAAGAGAATCGCAAGCTCAAAGACATGTTTGCAACACTGAGCCTTAAACACACTATGCTTGAGGAAATCGTTGCAAAAAAGCTGTGAGCACAAGCAAGCGTAGAGCGTGGGTTGAGCACTTCCTTGAGCAGTATGAGGTAAGTGTGGCACTTGCTTGTGAGGTTGCAGGACTAAATCGAAGTGTCTATTACTACACGCATAAACGGCCACCAGATGATGAAGTAATCGATGCGTTGCTATTGCTTGTGGAGCGCCATCCTCGGTGGGGATTGCCTAAGCTGTTTAAACGACTTAGACATCAGGGCAAAACATGGAACAAGAAGCGTGTCGAACGCGTTTACAATATGCTAAAGCTCAACTTGCGACGTAAAGGAAAGCGCCGAGTTCCTACACGTAGCCCAGAGCCATTGAGTACGCCGGAAAAGCACAATGATTCTTGGTCCATGGATTTCATGAGCGACGCATTAAGCTTTGGACATCGCTTCAGAACATTGAATATTATTGATGATTACAATCGGCAAGCACTGGCCATCGAAGTTGACACCAGCTTGACCACAGAGCGAGTTATTAGAACGCTTGAACGAGTGATTGCCTGGCGAGGAAAGCCGTCGCAGATAAGGGTTGATAATGGACCTGAATTTACATCCAGCCTGTTAGAAAGTTGGGCGCAGGAGAAAAACATAAAGCTAGAGTTTATTCAGCCTGGTAGCCCTTATCAAAACGGTTTTGTGGAGCGCTTTAATCGCAGTTATCGAGAAGAGGTATTAGATTTATATCTGTTCGATTCACTACAACAAGT
The Pseudoalteromonas viridis DNA segment above includes these coding regions:
- a CDS encoding TRAFs-binding domain-containing protein, coding for MAKSKKICFVIMGFGKKTDFSTGKTLDLDKTYKNIIQPASELSGFQCIRADEIQDAGLIDKSMYALLMQADLVIADISTFNPNAIYELGIRHAVRPYSTIVIKEEEGRIPFDLDHTRTFHYKHLGEDIGADEAERCQRELAEKIKRVTEDSFVDSPLYDFIHGITPPQIPKSEYQRIISDMADREAHIFAIAEKAKNHMLESEFVEAAKLWEKAADAAPSEDYFLQQQALSIYKSKSPSEATALADALRVIERLAPDGESNDPETLGLIGAIYKRMWFLNSDIECLKRAVDFYSKGFQIRNDYYTGENYALCLDMMSGVETDEDEKTYYTIAARKARKQIIKILEDIETEIENGNVDINSKWAVATLSNCYFGLSEDEKGDKFEKVFMALAEAEWEKSTFMESKEKLFELTRK
- a CDS encoding TIR domain-containing protein: MSTRQIHVFISHAWAYSEHYETLASWIFDEKWRVGQASLDFRNYSVPKNDPIHDADNDEELKEAILKQIKMSHVIVIPTGIYASYSKWIQKEIDGSSDYSKPILAVNPWGQQRASGVVVDSASKLVGWNKKSVVSGIWDLYK
- a CDS encoding IS3 family transposase (programmed frameshift), with amino-acid sequence MRKSKFTESQIVAMIKEAESGISVPDLCRKHGIGQSTFYKWRSKYGGMEVSDVKRLKELEEENRKLKDMFATLSLKHTMLEEIVAKKPVSTSKRRAWVEHFLEQYEVSVALACEVAGLNRSVYYYTHKRPPDDEVIDALLLLVERHPRWGLPKLFKRLRHQGKTWNKKRVERVYNMLKLNLRRKGKRRVPTRSPEPLSTPEKHNDSWSMDFMSDALSFGHRFRTLNIIDDYNRQALAIEVDTSLTTERVIRTLERVIAWRGKPSQIRVDNGPEFTSSLLESWAQEKNIKLEFIQPGSPYQNGFVERFNRSYREEVLDLYLFDSLQQVREITDEWLEIYNYERPHDALEDMTPVGYLEAA